Proteins from a single region of Dyadobacter fanqingshengii:
- a CDS encoding aldo/keto reductase: MSTLIADTFRVGGEIEIKRLGYGGMQLTGKGVWGDAPDRENAKKVLKAALETGVNFIDTADSYGPHTNEVLIADALHPYPLDLLIATKGGFDRTGPNQWVTNGDPKHIREAIEGSLKRLKVPTIDLWQLHRFDPKFPIEETLAPVLEAVEAGKIRYVGLSEVNVEQITRAEKVIKIVSVQNLYNLGDRKWEEIVDYTEQQGMAFIPWYPLASGPDKLQTKIAQIAEKHGATTSQIALAWLLKRAPHILLIPGTSSLDHLKENMGAVNITLSDEDFAALSK, translated from the coding sequence ATGAGCACATTAATCGCAGACACATTTCGCGTTGGCGGAGAAATTGAGATAAAAAGACTCGGCTATGGCGGCATGCAGCTTACAGGCAAAGGCGTCTGGGGCGATGCACCGGACCGGGAAAACGCTAAAAAAGTTTTGAAAGCAGCGCTGGAAACAGGCGTAAATTTCATCGACACCGCTGATTCATACGGTCCGCATACCAACGAAGTGCTGATTGCAGATGCGCTGCACCCATATCCGCTCGACCTGCTCATCGCCACGAAAGGTGGATTTGACAGAACCGGCCCAAATCAATGGGTTACAAACGGTGACCCAAAACACATCCGCGAAGCGATTGAGGGCAGTTTGAAACGTCTGAAAGTGCCAACCATTGATCTTTGGCAACTGCACCGTTTCGATCCGAAGTTTCCAATCGAAGAGACGCTCGCACCGGTTTTGGAAGCCGTGGAAGCTGGTAAAATTCGCTATGTAGGATTGTCCGAAGTGAATGTTGAACAGATCACACGGGCTGAGAAAGTGATTAAAATCGTTTCTGTGCAAAACCTTTATAACCTGGGCGATCGGAAATGGGAAGAGATTGTTGACTACACCGAACAACAAGGAATGGCTTTTATTCCCTGGTATCCGCTGGCGTCCGGCCCGGATAAATTGCAAACCAAGATTGCGCAAATTGCCGAGAAGCACGGCGCAACCACTTCTCAAATAGCATTGGCGTGGCTCTTAAAACGTGCGCCGCACATCCTGCTCATTCCGGGAACAAGTTCGCTGGATCATTTGAAAGAAAATATGGGCGCAGTGAACATTACATTATCCGATGAAGATTTTGCTGCGTTATCAAAATAA
- a CDS encoding DNA topoisomerase 3 produces the protein MKVCIAEKPSVAKDIAAIIGANQRKDGYFEGNGYQVTWTFGHFCTLKEPHDYTERWKSWRLEDLPMIPSSFGIKLIDNAGALKQFSVIEHLVQNCEEVINCGDAGQEGELIQRWVLLKAKCAVPVKRLWISSLTEQAIREGFEKLKDSALYNNLYAAGSARAIGDWLLGMNATRLFTKKFGQGKVVLSIGRVQTPTLALIVQRQKEINAFVSEEYWELKTIYRETEFTATIDRIRNEEKANKGLAYLLLHDFEITSFEKKEGKEGNPRLFDLTSLQVEANKKYGYSAEDTLKHIQNLYEKKFVTYPRVDTTYLSEDLYPKVEGILRQLTYYAQYTAPLLEKPIPKSKTVFDDKKVTDHHAIIPTGVLPGNISAEEKRIYDLIARRFIAVFYPECKVSNTTVLGVVGQVEFKATGKQILEPGWRALYANDASAKKEAAEEEKLMPNFEVGERGPHEPRVHQGKTTPPKAYTEATLLRAMETAGKQVEDEEMRELLKDNGIGRPSTRANIIETLFKRRYIEKKKKNIFATQTGMDLIDTIQNELLKSAELTGNWERKLRLIEKGDYSMETFKQELIQMVVELTNEVKNNRGRAISIAEEAPALVVKEEKEKKPVKPKEPKEDIDIESLTCPKCKLQLLKKGKTAYGCSNFSACGFKIPFEFLGKKLSDKHVFDLLSKGKTAKIKGLQIPGNPTTIDAKLVMNGDFNFEVG, from the coding sequence ATGAAAGTGTGTATTGCTGAAAAGCCAAGCGTTGCCAAAGACATTGCCGCAATTATCGGAGCCAACCAGCGTAAGGACGGCTATTTCGAGGGAAACGGTTATCAGGTAACCTGGACATTCGGGCATTTTTGTACATTGAAAGAGCCGCACGATTACACAGAGCGTTGGAAATCGTGGCGGCTGGAAGATTTGCCGATGATTCCTTCGAGCTTCGGGATCAAGCTTATCGATAATGCAGGCGCGCTGAAACAGTTTTCTGTCATCGAACATTTGGTGCAGAATTGCGAAGAGGTGATCAACTGTGGCGATGCGGGCCAGGAAGGCGAGCTGATCCAGCGCTGGGTGTTGCTGAAAGCCAAATGCGCCGTACCCGTAAAACGTCTTTGGATCTCTTCCCTCACCGAACAGGCCATCCGCGAAGGCTTTGAAAAACTAAAAGACAGCGCACTATACAACAACTTATATGCAGCCGGCAGTGCCCGGGCCATTGGTGACTGGTTGCTGGGCATGAATGCGACACGCCTTTTTACCAAAAAATTTGGACAGGGGAAAGTTGTCCTGAGCATTGGTCGCGTTCAAACGCCTACGCTTGCATTGATCGTTCAGCGCCAGAAGGAGATCAATGCATTTGTTTCGGAAGAATATTGGGAGTTGAAGACCATTTATCGCGAAACCGAATTTACCGCAACCATTGACCGCATCAGAAATGAGGAAAAGGCTAACAAAGGCCTGGCCTATCTCCTGCTTCACGATTTTGAAATAACATCATTTGAAAAAAAGGAAGGAAAAGAAGGAAACCCAAGGCTTTTTGACCTGACCTCTTTGCAAGTGGAAGCGAATAAAAAGTATGGTTACTCGGCCGAGGACACATTAAAACACATTCAGAACCTGTATGAAAAGAAGTTCGTGACTTACCCAAGGGTTGACACGACTTATCTTTCGGAAGATCTGTATCCCAAAGTCGAAGGCATATTAAGGCAGCTGACTTACTACGCACAATACACGGCACCGCTCTTAGAGAAACCAATTCCAAAATCAAAAACTGTTTTTGACGATAAAAAAGTAACTGATCACCACGCCATCATCCCAACGGGCGTTTTGCCAGGCAACATTAGCGCGGAAGAAAAACGCATTTACGATTTAATCGCCCGCCGGTTTATCGCTGTATTTTACCCGGAATGTAAGGTTTCCAACACGACTGTTTTGGGAGTGGTGGGTCAGGTTGAATTCAAAGCGACAGGAAAGCAAATTTTGGAACCAGGCTGGCGGGCTTTGTATGCCAATGACGCCAGTGCGAAAAAGGAAGCGGCGGAAGAGGAAAAGCTGATGCCAAATTTCGAAGTCGGTGAACGGGGCCCGCATGAACCGCGCGTGCACCAGGGAAAAACCACGCCGCCAAAGGCGTATACGGAAGCAACATTGTTAAGGGCGATGGAGACAGCCGGAAAGCAGGTTGAGGACGAAGAAATGCGCGAATTATTGAAAGATAACGGCATAGGAAGGCCTTCCACGCGTGCTAACATTATAGAGACACTTTTCAAGAGGCGATACATTGAAAAGAAAAAGAAAAATATTTTCGCCACGCAAACCGGAATGGATCTGATTGACACCATTCAAAATGAGCTCCTGAAAAGTGCTGAACTTACCGGAAACTGGGAAAGAAAGTTGCGGCTTATAGAAAAGGGCGATTATTCGATGGAAACATTCAAGCAGGAATTGATCCAGATGGTTGTGGAGCTGACTAACGAGGTTAAAAATAACCGCGGAAGAGCGATCAGCATTGCCGAGGAAGCTCCGGCACTTGTGGTGAAAGAAGAAAAAGAAAAGAAGCCCGTCAAGCCGAAAGAGCCAAAAGAAGACATCGACATTGAATCACTTACTTGCCCGAAATGCAAGCTACAATTGCTTAAAAAGGGAAAAACCGCTTACGGCTGTTCCAATTTTAGCGCTTGCGGATTTAAGATCCCTTTTGAATTTTTAGGCAAAAAACTCTCTGACAAACACGTTTTCGATTTGCTGAGTAAAGGTAAAACGGCCAAGATCAAAGGATTACAAATTCCCGGAAATCCTACGACCATCGATGCGAAGTTGGTCATGAACGGAGATTTCAACTTCGAAGTGGGTTGA
- a CDS encoding PVC-type heme-binding CxxCH protein, which produces MNIVRSAPFFIIFLLLNFGYNFRNSTEDVKKTPVAENSLSAVQNEAEETISIFNGTDKKPILVQNAKANFRPYLHPIIAPDGKGVLTEYSPGHHKHQTGIYWGYTRVNGRDYFHHPDGDYWKRVSAKVIEAKGTEVKWQTVYNLLDSTGKAVLTETQNWSMRFKDGKYLLDLEWNGEAQTDVTIGKYDYGGLFVRMPWKEGIKGEVINAARQKNEKAEGQAAMWVDIGMQVEGRDNLAHIAILDHPENKGYPQTWRVDTQLGAGPARARKADWHIRKGETETIKHELVIYTGELNDVELNKTFGEFIGNNGTYNTAALWAIAQKEGREAKFLSAQEAVAAMTIKDGFLVNAYASEPMMTQPMAFCWDDKGRMWIAENKDYESRGKGFSNAGDSRILILEDTNGDGVADSRKVFMEGIAFPSAIAVGFDGVFVGAPPNLLFVPDKNGDDKADMDNIEVRLTGWGIRDRHETLNSFHWGPDGWLYGLQGFATPSKVGKPKDKGKLYKHKDPFPENFEVEDGVDINGGVWRYHPTKAIFEVVAHGFSNPWGIDYDAKGQLLMTACVIPHLWHVVPGGIYHRQGGQHFNPYVYNDIKTIADHTHRSAHGGARVYLSDAFPESERGKIFMANIHEHGILSDILTPKGSGFSGKHGDDFMMANNAQWVGFSMEIGPEGGMYVLDWHDADICGSDVLNSETGRIFRIMPKVSKAENWKGRYDDLAKMSDVALADLQTSKSEWHARRARIILQNRAVKGKLSKDAFEKLNNIYLKDSNADYRLRAMWALQVTNGLDANVLSAALDDKDAYVRAWAIQFLCETNKPSQESIAKFTKLAKDDPSPVVRLYLASALQRMDQAQRWGIAESLLAHQTDAEDHNLPKMIWYGIEPLVKANPAKALEMAGKSKIPMVTQFIARRTIDADAIETVVAAIGKMPANHASLMEGMRDGLEGRTDIKTPANWKTVYSKLKQANEPAAKLALEISQHFGDTEAAKNFLVTLKNANSPVDQRRKALQSLAVRQRPELVNELPTLLNNNELRLDAIRAIAGYDSEPLGKLLIEQYPKFNAAEKAEAVQTLASRPKSGWLLTQAISKNVIPKKDIPTYVARQLRRVVGSGFVEVWGPIDHIAFDEKAYKKYKSLLNDKNVSEASRNHGRMIFQRTCAPCHKLYGEGGIIGPELTGSNRANLDYLLGNILDPSGEIQDDYKMVVVTTRDGRTYVGNIAKETERQVTLRIVGQDAVAINKSDIQTREVTPVSMMPSGLLEALSDKEVTELVAYLRTSAQVELPK; this is translated from the coding sequence ATGAATATCGTCAGGTCAGCCCCATTCTTCATTATTTTCCTGTTGCTCAATTTCGGATATAATTTCAGAAATTCTACTGAGGATGTCAAAAAAACGCCGGTTGCTGAAAATTCCCTTTCTGCCGTTCAAAACGAAGCGGAAGAGACCATCAGTATATTTAACGGAACAGATAAAAAGCCGATTTTAGTCCAAAATGCGAAAGCAAATTTTCGCCCTTACTTGCACCCGATCATCGCGCCGGACGGCAAAGGCGTGCTTACAGAATACAGCCCCGGCCATCACAAACATCAAACGGGCATTTATTGGGGTTACACGCGCGTGAACGGCCGCGATTATTTTCACCATCCCGACGGCGATTATTGGAAACGGGTTTCTGCCAAAGTGATTGAAGCCAAAGGAACAGAAGTAAAATGGCAAACGGTTTATAACCTCCTTGACTCAACAGGCAAAGCCGTTTTGACCGAAACACAAAACTGGTCCATGCGCTTCAAAGACGGCAAATATTTGCTCGACCTGGAATGGAATGGCGAGGCGCAGACGGATGTGACCATTGGAAAATATGATTACGGCGGCTTATTCGTACGAATGCCGTGGAAAGAGGGCATTAAGGGTGAAGTGATCAACGCTGCACGGCAAAAAAATGAAAAAGCAGAAGGGCAGGCAGCCATGTGGGTGGACATTGGTATGCAGGTGGAAGGTCGCGACAACCTTGCGCACATTGCCATTTTAGACCACCCTGAAAACAAAGGCTATCCGCAAACCTGGCGCGTTGATACGCAGCTGGGCGCTGGTCCGGCAAGGGCAAGGAAAGCAGACTGGCACATTAGAAAAGGGGAAACAGAGACCATTAAGCACGAACTGGTGATTTACACCGGCGAGCTGAATGATGTAGAGCTAAACAAAACATTTGGAGAATTCATCGGCAATAATGGCACTTATAATACGGCAGCATTATGGGCCATTGCGCAAAAAGAGGGCAGGGAAGCCAAGTTCCTGAGTGCGCAGGAGGCTGTCGCGGCGATGACGATCAAAGATGGTTTTCTGGTAAATGCTTATGCGTCCGAGCCGATGATGACGCAGCCCATGGCGTTTTGCTGGGATGATAAGGGGCGAATGTGGATTGCAGAAAACAAAGATTACGAATCAAGAGGAAAAGGTTTTTCCAATGCGGGCGACAGCCGGATTCTGATTTTGGAAGATACAAATGGTGATGGCGTTGCCGACAGCCGGAAGGTGTTTATGGAAGGAATCGCATTTCCCTCGGCCATAGCGGTTGGATTTGACGGCGTGTTTGTTGGAGCGCCGCCGAATTTACTTTTTGTTCCGGATAAAAACGGCGACGACAAGGCCGATATGGACAACATTGAGGTGCGTTTAACAGGCTGGGGCATCCGCGACAGGCACGAAACATTAAATAGTTTTCACTGGGGACCAGATGGCTGGTTATACGGTTTACAAGGTTTTGCAACGCCTTCGAAAGTCGGCAAGCCGAAGGACAAAGGCAAACTTTACAAGCATAAGGATCCATTTCCGGAGAATTTTGAAGTGGAGGACGGCGTCGATATCAATGGTGGCGTTTGGCGTTACCATCCTACAAAAGCTATTTTTGAGGTTGTAGCGCATGGTTTCAGCAATCCGTGGGGAATAGACTATGATGCGAAAGGCCAGTTGCTGATGACGGCTTGCGTAATCCCGCATTTATGGCATGTCGTTCCCGGCGGCATTTACCATCGCCAGGGCGGGCAGCATTTCAATCCGTATGTTTATAATGATATCAAAACCATTGCAGATCACACGCACCGCTCTGCACATGGCGGCGCGCGGGTTTATTTGTCGGATGCATTTCCGGAATCCGAACGCGGAAAAATATTCATGGCCAATATTCACGAGCATGGCATTTTGTCCGACATTCTCACACCGAAAGGCTCCGGTTTCAGCGGCAAGCACGGCGACGATTTCATGATGGCTAATAATGCGCAATGGGTAGGTTTTAGTATGGAAATAGGGCCGGAAGGTGGCATGTACGTCCTTGACTGGCACGATGCGGACATTTGCGGATCGGATGTGTTGAATTCAGAAACGGGCCGTATTTTCAGGATTATGCCAAAAGTTTCTAAGGCCGAGAACTGGAAAGGGCGCTATGATGATTTGGCGAAAATGTCGGACGTTGCGCTGGCTGATTTGCAAACAAGCAAAAGCGAATGGCACGCACGGCGGGCAAGGATCATTCTGCAAAACAGGGCTGTGAAAGGAAAGCTGTCAAAAGATGCTTTTGAAAAACTGAATAACATTTACTTAAAAGACAGCAATGCAGATTATCGCCTTCGCGCCATGTGGGCTTTGCAGGTTACTAATGGTTTGGATGCTAACGTATTATCAGCGGCATTGGATGATAAAGATGCCTATGTTCGGGCTTGGGCCATCCAGTTTTTGTGTGAAACTAATAAGCCATCGCAAGAATCGATTGCAAAATTCACAAAACTCGCCAAGGACGATCCTTCGCCCGTTGTCCGGCTTTATCTTGCCTCTGCATTGCAGCGCATGGATCAGGCTCAGCGGTGGGGCATTGCAGAAAGTTTGCTGGCCCATCAGACTGACGCTGAGGATCATAATCTTCCTAAAATGATCTGGTACGGCATTGAACCTTTGGTTAAAGCCAATCCTGCGAAGGCATTGGAAATGGCAGGAAAGAGCAAAATTCCAATGGTAACGCAGTTCATTGCGCGTCGGACTATTGATGCGGATGCTATTGAAACGGTGGTGGCCGCAATTGGCAAAATGCCTGCAAATCATGCGTCATTAATGGAAGGAATGCGGGACGGACTGGAAGGCAGAACGGACATAAAAACGCCTGCAAATTGGAAAACAGTTTATTCAAAACTAAAACAGGCAAACGAACCAGCAGCAAAACTGGCACTCGAAATCTCACAGCATTTCGGAGACACCGAAGCGGCTAAAAACTTCTTGGTAACTTTAAAAAACGCAAACTCGCCAGTTGATCAGCGCCGGAAAGCACTGCAATCGCTGGCAGTAAGGCAAAGGCCGGAGCTTGTTAATGAGCTTCCGACATTGCTTAATAACAATGAATTAAGATTAGATGCGATCCGCGCAATCGCAGGTTACGACAGCGAGCCCCTGGGTAAGCTTTTGATTGAACAATATCCAAAATTCAATGCAGCCGAGAAAGCGGAGGCCGTTCAAACATTGGCTTCCAGACCAAAATCTGGCTGGTTGCTTACACAGGCAATTTCCAAAAACGTGATCCCGAAAAAGGATATTCCTACTTACGTCGCGCGGCAGCTGAGGAGGGTGGTCGGAAGTGGTTTTGTGGAAGTTTGGGGGCCGATCGATCACATCGCATTTGATGAAAAAGCTTATAAGAAATACAAAAGCTTACTAAATGATAAGAATGTTTCCGAAGCCAGCCGCAATCATGGCCGCATGATTTTTCAGCGAACTTGCGCACCTTGTCACAAACTGTATGGCGAGGGAGGCATCATCGGCCCTGAACTTACCGGCTCAAACCGCGCTAATCTGGACTATTTACTAGGCAACATTCTGGATCCCAGTGGTGAAATTCAGGATGATTACAAAATGGTGGTCGTGACCACGCGCGATGGGCGTACATATGTGGGCAACATTGCCAAGGAAACGGAACGTCAGGTTACATTGCGCATCGTAGGTCAGGACGCGGTGGCTATCAACAAATCAGACATTCAGACGCGCGAAGTGACGCCGGTTTCCATGATGCCTTCCGGCCTTTTGGAAGCATTGTCGGATAAGGAAGTGACTGAGCTGGTGGCCTATCTGAGGACGTCCGCGCAGGTTGAATTGCCCAAATAA
- a CDS encoding redoxin domain-containing protein, whose protein sequence is MRAFYRILFALTVLVSTNFISKAEQPETLKIGAAAPDFNLLGVDGKKYSLKSFAASPVLAIVFTCNHCPTAQAYEERIKKLTADYKSKGLAMIAISSNDPKAIRLDELGYTDLSDTYEEMKIRAKDMAYNFPYLFDGDDQKTALAYGPVATPHIFVFDKARKLQYHGRIDDVEKPTVAPKNLDAKNAIEALLANKPVPVPSTKTFGCSMKWISKEDGVQKERAGWAKEPVTLETIDEAGLKELISNKSDKLRLINVWATWCGPCVTEFPDFMTMHHMYRGRDFEFVSVSADNPDKKEKALKFLQGKFASNKNYIFNVEDKYKLIEAIDPKWQGALPYTILVEPGGKIVYAQQGPIDPHKMKKIVVENKYVGRYY, encoded by the coding sequence ATGCGGGCATTTTACAGGATTTTATTTGCGCTTACAGTTCTCGTTTCAACCAATTTTATCTCAAAAGCCGAACAACCCGAAACATTGAAAATCGGCGCTGCGGCTCCGGATTTCAACTTGTTAGGCGTTGACGGGAAGAAATATTCACTTAAAAGCTTTGCGGCTTCCCCCGTTCTAGCCATTGTTTTTACTTGCAATCATTGCCCTACCGCCCAAGCCTACGAAGAGCGAATCAAGAAATTAACGGCCGATTATAAATCAAAAGGCCTCGCGATGATTGCAATTTCTTCCAATGATCCAAAAGCCATCCGCCTGGACGAGCTCGGTTACACGGATCTGAGCGACACTTACGAAGAAATGAAGATTCGGGCAAAGGATATGGCCTACAATTTTCCTTATTTGTTTGATGGCGATGATCAGAAAACAGCATTGGCTTATGGGCCCGTTGCCACGCCGCACATTTTTGTTTTTGATAAAGCCAGAAAACTTCAATATCACGGCCGGATCGATGACGTTGAAAAGCCAACAGTTGCACCTAAGAATCTGGATGCAAAAAATGCTATCGAAGCATTGCTGGCCAATAAACCGGTCCCCGTTCCTTCAACCAAAACATTTGGCTGCTCCATGAAATGGATCTCCAAAGAAGACGGTGTGCAAAAAGAAAGGGCTGGCTGGGCAAAAGAGCCCGTGACATTGGAAACGATCGACGAGGCTGGTTTGAAAGAATTGATCAGCAACAAATCGGATAAGCTCCGTCTAATCAATGTATGGGCAACCTGGTGCGGCCCTTGCGTAACCGAATTCCCCGATTTCATGACCATGCACCATATGTATCGCGGTCGTGATTTCGAATTTGTGTCGGTTAGTGCCGACAATCCGGATAAAAAGGAGAAAGCGTTGAAATTCCTGCAAGGAAAATTTGCTTCCAATAAGAACTACATCTTTAATGTAGAGGATAAATACAAGCTCATTGAAGCCATTGACCCAAAATGGCAGGGCGCATTGCCTTACACCATTCTGGTGGAGCCGGGCGGAAAGATCGTTTATGCGCAGCAAGGCCCCATTGATCCGCATAAAATGAAAAAGATTGTCGTCGAAAATAAATACGTGGGCAGATATTACTAA
- a CDS encoding sugar phosphate isomerase/epimerase family protein, whose protein sequence is MADQDISRRQFLSASALLTAGAGLLSTSGFGFPAYIKNLGKPNSLFNGVQVGAITYSWRSLPGGAEDILKYCIDANISAIELMGPTGESFAGAPEGPKMPPWTGGKRPELTDEQKAAQAEHLIKMAEWRAKVPMDKFVQLRKMYNDAGVSIYAFKPSALGEKNTDQEVDYALRAAKALGANQATIEQPNDPAQTKRLGDIAAKNKVYVGYHGHTQQTPTWWDTALNQSKYNAMNFDMGHYVAAGFDPIPLIETKHDHIVSMHVKDRKNKENGGANVPWGQGDTPITAALELMRTRKYKFPATIELEYEIPAGSDAVKETAKCVEYAKKALGA, encoded by the coding sequence ATGGCAGATCAAGACATTTCAAGACGTCAGTTTTTAAGCGCATCCGCACTTTTGACTGCTGGCGCAGGCCTCTTATCGACCTCTGGCTTCGGCTTTCCGGCTTATATCAAAAATCTAGGCAAACCGAATTCGCTTTTCAACGGCGTTCAGGTAGGGGCGATCACTTATTCATGGCGCAGCCTGCCCGGCGGTGCGGAGGATATTCTTAAATACTGCATTGACGCCAATATCAGCGCCATTGAACTGATGGGGCCAACAGGCGAATCTTTCGCAGGCGCACCCGAAGGACCGAAAATGCCGCCATGGACCGGGGGTAAGCGTCCTGAGCTTACCGATGAGCAAAAAGCCGCGCAGGCGGAACATTTGATAAAAATGGCCGAATGGCGCGCCAAAGTGCCCATGGATAAATTCGTACAGCTGCGTAAAATGTATAATGATGCAGGCGTGAGCATTTACGCATTCAAGCCGTCCGCATTAGGTGAAAAAAATACGGATCAGGAAGTCGACTATGCATTACGCGCTGCCAAAGCGTTAGGGGCTAATCAGGCCACGATCGAGCAGCCGAACGATCCTGCCCAAACCAAACGGCTTGGCGATATCGCTGCAAAAAACAAGGTTTACGTGGGTTATCATGGTCACACACAGCAAACGCCGACTTGGTGGGATACTGCATTGAACCAATCAAAATACAATGCGATGAACTTTGATATGGGACATTATGTGGCCGCAGGTTTTGACCCGATCCCGCTGATCGAAACCAAGCACGACCACATTGTGAGCATGCACGTAAAAGACAGAAAAAATAAAGAGAATGGCGGCGCTAATGTGCCTTGGGGACAAGGTGATACGCCTATCACGGCTGCTCTGGAATTGATGCGTACCAGAAAATATAAATTCCCCGCAACCATTGAGTTGGAATACGAGATCCCAGCCGGTTCGGACGCAGTAAAAGAAACCGCGAAATGTGTCGAGTATGCCAAAAAAGCATTAGGCGCCTGA
- a CDS encoding HD domain-containing protein yields MMEQKDLLKQIEFIKEIDKLKYIQRKTRLFGSNRNENDAEHSWHLAMMTIILAQHANVPVDVLKVLKMVLIHDIVEIDAGDTFIYDTAKNHTNTDEERLAAERIFGILPEAQCDELIAIWEEFEAGETDEAKFAKSMDRLEPLLQNVSNDGGTWKEFGVDYARVYEKKQVIKNGSASIWNYAEHLIQDSVEKGILKKI; encoded by the coding sequence ATGATGGAGCAGAAAGATCTGTTAAAGCAAATTGAGTTTATTAAGGAAATTGATAAACTTAAATACATCCAGCGAAAAACCAGGCTTTTCGGAAGCAACCGCAACGAAAACGACGCCGAACACAGCTGGCATCTGGCAATGATGACCATCATTTTGGCACAGCATGCCAATGTGCCTGTTGATGTATTGAAAGTTTTGAAAATGGTGCTGATCCACGACATTGTGGAAATCGACGCGGGCGACACTTTTATCTATGACACGGCGAAAAATCATACAAATACCGACGAGGAACGCCTCGCTGCGGAACGGATTTTCGGGATATTGCCCGAAGCGCAATGCGATGAGCTGATCGCCATTTGGGAGGAATTTGAGGCAGGAGAAACGGATGAGGCGAAATTTGCCAAATCGATGGACCGGCTGGAACCACTGCTGCAGAATGTGTCCAATGATGGCGGAACCTGGAAGGAATTTGGGGTTGATTATGCCAGGGTTTATGAGAAAAAGCAGGTGATCAAAAACGGTTCGGCGTCTATCTGGAATTATGCCGAGCACCTCATTCAGGACAGTGTTGAAAAAGGGATTTTGAAGAAAATCTGA
- a CDS encoding BlaI/MecI/CopY family transcriptional regulator — translation MEPTKSELEILQVLWEHGPSTVRFVNDKLNEEKRAVQYSSTLKLMQIMAEKGIVIRDESSMKHVYSPAEAEDKTKNALLEKFVDSMYKGSASNLVMQLFGNKNTSQEELDEIKDFLKKLDK, via the coding sequence ATGGAGCCTACAAAATCAGAACTTGAAATATTACAGGTGCTTTGGGAACACGGCCCGTCGACCGTCAGGTTTGTGAACGATAAGTTGAATGAGGAAAAGAGGGCAGTGCAATATTCTTCAACGTTGAAGCTGATGCAGATTATGGCTGAAAAAGGCATTGTAATTCGCGATGAGAGCAGTATGAAGCACGTATATAGTCCAGCGGAAGCAGAGGATAAAACGAAAAATGCATTGCTCGAAAAATTTGTCGATTCCATGTACAAAGGCTCGGCTTCAAATTTGGTTATGCAACTTTTTGGTAATAAGAACACCTCGCAGGAGGAGCTGGATGAGATTAAGGATTTTTTGAAAAAACTGGATAAATAA